From a region of the Rouxiella sp. S1S-2 genome:
- the betI gene encoding transcriptional regulator BetI, whose protein sequence is MPKVGMQPIRRQQLIEATLAAINEVGMPEASIAQIARRAGVSNGIISHYFRDKNGLLEATMRYLLSHLGDSVKLRLATLNDDSPTARLRAIAQANFDEGQTNDPAMKTWLAFWASSMHHPELYRLQQVNSRRLYSNLCVEFRRFLPHHEARLAAKGLAGLIDGLWLRSALSHKAFDRQEALMITHRYIESLAQSATQ, encoded by the coding sequence ATGCCCAAAGTTGGAATGCAGCCGATTCGGCGACAGCAGTTAATCGAGGCGACGCTGGCCGCCATCAACGAGGTTGGCATGCCGGAAGCCTCTATTGCGCAGATTGCTCGTCGAGCGGGCGTGTCTAACGGCATTATCAGTCACTATTTTCGTGACAAGAACGGTCTGCTTGAGGCGACGATGCGCTATTTGCTCAGCCACCTTGGCGACAGCGTCAAGCTGAGACTGGCTACGCTTAATGATGATTCGCCCACGGCGCGCTTGCGGGCAATTGCCCAGGCAAACTTTGATGAAGGGCAGACTAACGATCCGGCGATGAAAACCTGGCTGGCGTTTTGGGCCAGCAGCATGCATCACCCTGAACTGTATCGTTTGCAACAGGTCAACAGCAGAAGGCTCTACTCGAATCTATGCGTCGAATTTCGACGTTTTTTACCTCATCACGAGGCGCGTCTGGCAGCGAAAGGCCTGGCAGGACTGATTGACGGTCTGTGGTTACGCAGTGCACTGAGTCATAAAGCGTTTGACCGTCAGGAAGCGTTAATGATTACGCATCGCTATATCGAATCACTGGCACAGTCTGCTACCCAGTAA
- a CDS encoding molybdopterin-dependent oxidoreductase yields MSNEKKRPKIILEADQRKKLVNIERRLMIKSGLTLGAVSMLTGCNMQDGDEVDKVLWAMSRWNDRVQSWLFSGQKLAQTYSADQITKPFRFNAFYPEYNVPEIDIPNYRLEVSGKVEKKASWTLEQLKQLPQSSQITRLICIEGWSAIGQWSGVPLKTFLQHVGADLNCKYVGFKCDDRYYSSIDMATALHPQTILALDFGGEPLPPDFGYPLRLRMPTKLGFKNAKHIGGIFVTDTYPGGYWEDQGYNWYSGI; encoded by the coding sequence ATGAGTAATGAAAAAAAGCGGCCAAAAATTATTCTCGAAGCTGACCAACGCAAAAAACTGGTGAATATCGAGCGCCGACTGATGATCAAATCTGGTCTCACACTGGGCGCAGTTTCGATGCTCACGGGCTGTAACATGCAGGACGGTGATGAAGTTGATAAGGTGCTGTGGGCGATGTCTCGCTGGAATGACAGAGTGCAGAGCTGGTTGTTCAGCGGTCAGAAGTTAGCACAAACTTACTCGGCAGATCAGATAACCAAGCCCTTTCGATTTAACGCTTTCTATCCTGAGTATAACGTCCCAGAAATTGACATTCCCAACTATCGCCTTGAGGTATCAGGAAAAGTTGAGAAAAAAGCGTCGTGGACGCTGGAGCAATTAAAGCAGTTACCGCAAAGCAGTCAGATAACGCGGCTTATTTGTATTGAAGGCTGGAGCGCCATTGGTCAGTGGAGCGGCGTGCCGCTAAAAACCTTTTTGCAGCACGTAGGGGCCGACTTGAACTGCAAATACGTCGGTTTCAAGTGCGACGATCGCTACTATTCCAGCATTGATATGGCAACCGCACTGCATCCGCAGACCATTCTGGCCTTAGACTTTGGCGGAGAACCGCTGCCACCTGATTTTGGCTATCCGCTGCGCCTAAGAATGCCGACCAAGCTTGGCTTCAAAAATGCCAAACATATTGGGGGCATTTTCGTCACTGATACTTACCCGGGCGGGTATTGGGAAGATCAGGGTTATAACTGGTACAGCGGCATCTAG
- the ompX gene encoding outer membrane protein OmpX codes for MKKIACLSALACVVALGTSSAFADTSTVTAGYAQGDAQGVVNKATGFNLKYRYEQDNNPLGVIGSFTYIEKDHSLTDNSYQKGQYYGITAGPAYRLNDWASVYGVVGIGYGKFSSTENPDSTVLRQKSDTSDVGFSYGAGLQFNPIENVALDVSYEQSRIRSVDVGTWIAGVGYRF; via the coding sequence ATGAAAAAAATTGCATGTCTTTCCGCATTAGCTTGCGTAGTAGCTTTAGGTACTTCAAGTGCATTCGCTGACACCAGCACCGTTACTGCGGGTTACGCGCAGGGCGACGCTCAAGGCGTAGTGAACAAAGCGACCGGTTTCAACTTGAAATACCGTTACGAGCAAGATAACAACCCACTGGGCGTTATCGGATCTTTCACTTACATCGAGAAAGATCACTCTTTGACTGACAATTCTTACCAGAAAGGTCAGTACTACGGCATCACCGCAGGTCCAGCTTACCGTCTGAACGATTGGGCAAGCGTGTACGGCGTTGTGGGTATCGGTTACGGCAAATTCAGCAGCACCGAAAACCCAGACTCTACCGTTCTGCGTCAAAAGTCTGACACCAGCGACGTTGGTTTCTCTTACGGTGCAGGTCTGCAGTTCAACCCAATCGAGAACGTTGCTCTGGACGTTTCTTACGAGCAAAGCCGTATCCGCAGTGTTGACGTTGGCACTTGGATCGCAGGCGTGGGTTACCGCTTCTAA
- a CDS encoding heavy metal sensor histidine kinase codes for MSKSASSSFSLTLRATLLFALIAALVVSSVGFYLYYAIEKEMIRRADYQVAGRVQYFRQLLGNNFPLTQLSQNPELFENMLGNERDILQFRLLGQAPIINVNPSRIALPNVAAVPVGEDLTLNSVHHIQADDDTPVRFAAADVRMKNGQTVEILAGHFMTGETHMLVAFRWEIIASVLLAYVLIAGLGYMVIRRGLRPLKKMAQEAAGIHPTSLATRLSEQGAPLELQQLIRSFNAMLDRLAEGYQRLNQFSADLAHEIRTPVGALMGHCQVALYQTRTTEEYETLLANNMGELERISRMIENILFLARASHARSVLNIAPLSLENETLRVVDYFEGLAEERGIRLRCKGEGVVLADALLFQRALSNLVANAINYGDEDSEVQVSVEHHTQRTLVNVDNAGPAIPADKIDKLFDRFYRADPSRSEGGSSNGLGLSIVQAIMALHHGSVTVRTLPTGKIRFTLVFPGP; via the coding sequence ATGAGTAAATCAGCCAGTTCTTCTTTTTCATTGACCCTGCGGGCGACATTGTTATTCGCTCTGATTGCCGCGCTAGTGGTGAGCAGCGTGGGTTTTTATCTTTATTACGCGATTGAAAAAGAGATGATCCGTCGTGCAGATTATCAGGTGGCGGGACGGGTGCAGTACTTCCGTCAATTGCTTGGCAATAATTTCCCGTTGACTCAGCTCAGCCAAAACCCGGAACTTTTTGAAAATATGCTCGGTAACGAGCGCGATATTCTGCAGTTCCGGCTGTTGGGTCAGGCGCCAATCATCAACGTTAATCCATCACGCATCGCGCTGCCTAACGTGGCAGCCGTGCCCGTGGGTGAGGATTTAACCTTAAACAGCGTTCATCATATTCAGGCCGATGATGATACGCCTGTGCGTTTTGCCGCCGCCGACGTACGCATGAAAAATGGTCAAACGGTAGAGATCTTGGCGGGGCATTTTATGACCGGTGAAACCCATATGTTGGTGGCATTCCGCTGGGAAATTATCGCCTCCGTGTTGCTTGCCTACGTGCTGATCGCCGGATTGGGTTACATGGTTATCCGTCGCGGGCTGCGACCGTTGAAAAAAATGGCTCAGGAAGCGGCGGGTATCCATCCCACCAGTCTGGCTACTCGGCTCAGCGAGCAGGGCGCGCCGTTGGAGCTGCAGCAGTTGATCCGCTCGTTTAATGCCATGCTTGACCGGCTTGCTGAAGGATATCAACGGCTGAACCAGTTTTCGGCCGACCTGGCACACGAAATTCGCACCCCCGTGGGGGCGCTGATGGGCCACTGCCAGGTTGCGCTTTATCAGACTCGAACCACCGAAGAGTACGAAACGCTGCTGGCGAATAATATGGGCGAGCTTGAGCGTATTTCACGCATGATAGAAAATATTCTTTTTCTTGCACGCGCCTCCCATGCCCGTTCTGTGCTCAATATTGCCCCGCTGTCGTTAGAAAATGAAACCTTGCGCGTGGTGGACTATTTTGAGGGACTGGCTGAAGAGCGCGGTATTCGCCTGCGCTGTAAAGGGGAGGGGGTGGTATTAGCCGATGCGCTGCTTTTCCAACGCGCATTGAGCAATCTGGTGGCTAATGCCATTAACTATGGTGATGAAGACAGTGAGGTTCAGGTGTCGGTTGAGCATCACACTCAGCGCACGCTGGTGAACGTTGACAATGCCGGACCGGCGATCCCAGCGGATAAAATCGATAAACTGTTTGACCGATTTTATCGTGCCGATCCTTCGCGCAGTGAGGGCGGAAGTTCTAACGGATTAGGTTTGTCGATTGTGCAGGCGATTATGGCGCTGCATCACGGTAGCGTCACAGTGCGTACACTTCCGACTGGAAAAATCCGCTTTACGCTGGTCTTTCCGGGCCCTTAA
- a CDS encoding choline transporter: MASVELSDKPKDSLNKVVFFTSAGLILAFTLMTIFFTDISGRAISVALEWVSATFGWYYMLAATLYIVFVVFIAASRFGSIKLGPEQSKPEFSMMSWASMLFAAGIGIDLMFFSVAEPVTQYMMPPEGQGQNIEAARQAMVWTLFHYGLTGWSMYALMGIALGYFSYRYNLPLTIRSALYPIFGKKIYGPIGHSVDIAAVVGTIFGIATTLGIGVVQLNYGLKVLFHIPEGLGVQAALILLSVVMATVSVTSGVNKGIRILSELNVLLALGLILFLLFFGNTEFLLNALVLNIGDYVNRFMGMTLNTFAFDRPTQWMNSWTLFFWAWWVAWSPFVGLFLARISRGRTIRQFVLGTLIIPFVFTLFWLSIFGNSALYQILHGNLDFANEVIAHPERGVYSLLAQYPGFTLSASVATITGLLFYVTSADSGSLVLGNFTSKLADINNDAPNWLRIFWSITIGVLTLGMLMTDGVSALQNTTVIMGLPFSFVIFFIMAGLYKSLRLEDYRRASTQQNFAPATPSTGDAALNWKQRLSRVMNFPGTTHTQKMLDIVCRPAMQDVANELKLRGAKVEFSEAEALEDEKLNHLELLVKLGEEQNFIYQIWPQRYAVPGFTYRARSGKSHYYRLETFLLEGTQGNDLMDFTKHQVINDILDQYERHLNFLHINREAPGNTLTFPE; the protein is encoded by the coding sequence ATGGCATCTGTTGAACTTTCGGATAAACCTAAAGACTCACTAAACAAGGTGGTGTTTTTTACCTCGGCGGGGCTCATTTTAGCCTTCACGCTGATGACAATTTTCTTCACTGATATCTCGGGAAGGGCGATTAGCGTCGCGCTGGAATGGGTATCGGCGACGTTCGGCTGGTATTACATGCTCGCCGCCACGCTGTACATTGTGTTTGTGGTGTTTATCGCCGCCTCACGCTTTGGCTCAATCAAGCTCGGCCCCGAGCAGTCAAAACCCGAATTCTCGATGATGAGTTGGGCATCCATGCTGTTTGCAGCCGGTATCGGTATCGACCTGATGTTCTTCTCGGTCGCCGAGCCGGTGACGCAATATATGATGCCGCCTGAGGGACAGGGACAAAATATAGAAGCGGCCAGGCAGGCGATGGTCTGGACGCTATTCCACTACGGCCTCACCGGTTGGTCGATGTACGCGCTGATGGGTATTGCGCTGGGCTACTTTAGCTATCGCTACAACCTGCCGCTGACCATTCGCTCAGCGCTGTACCCTATTTTTGGCAAGAAAATCTATGGCCCCATCGGCCACAGCGTGGACATTGCCGCCGTGGTCGGCACGATCTTCGGCATCGCCACGACGCTGGGTATCGGTGTAGTTCAGCTTAACTATGGGCTGAAAGTGCTGTTCCACATTCCTGAAGGTTTAGGGGTGCAGGCGGCGCTTATCCTGCTGTCGGTGGTGATGGCGACGGTTTCGGTGACCTCGGGGGTGAATAAGGGTATTCGTATTCTTTCCGAGCTGAACGTTCTGCTGGCGCTGGGGCTGATTCTGTTCCTGCTGTTCTTTGGTAACACCGAGTTCCTGCTTAATGCGCTGGTGCTGAACATCGGTGACTATGTGAACCGCTTTATGGGCATGACCCTTAACACCTTCGCTTTTGATCGCCCAACGCAGTGGATGAACAGCTGGACTCTGTTCTTCTGGGCCTGGTGGGTTGCCTGGTCGCCGTTTGTCGGCCTGTTCCTGGCGCGTATTTCACGCGGTCGAACCATTCGTCAGTTCGTGCTGGGTACGCTTATTATCCCGTTTGTGTTTACGCTGTTTTGGCTGTCAATTTTTGGTAACAGTGCGCTGTACCAGATTCTGCATGGCAACCTGGATTTCGCGAATGAGGTGATTGCTCACCCTGAGCGCGGTGTTTATAGCCTGCTGGCGCAGTATCCGGGCTTTACGCTCAGCGCCTCGGTGGCAACGATTACAGGTTTGCTGTTTTACGTAACCTCCGCGGACTCCGGCTCGCTGGTGCTGGGTAATTTCACGTCAAAACTGGCCGATATCAACAACGATGCGCCAAACTGGCTGCGTATCTTTTGGTCGATTACCATTGGTGTACTGACTCTTGGCATGCTGATGACCGACGGCGTTTCTGCACTGCAAAACACCACGGTTATCATGGGCCTGCCGTTTAGTTTTGTGATCTTCTTTATCATGGCGGGCCTGTATAAATCACTGCGGCTCGAGGATTATCGCCGCGCCAGCACACAGCAGAACTTCGCCCCGGCGACGCCTTCAACCGGTGATGCGGCACTGAACTGGAAACAGCGTCTGTCGCGGGTAATGAATTTCCCTGGCACCACGCACACGCAGAAAATGCTCGATATTGTCTGTCGCCCTGCGATGCAGGACGTGGCCAATGAGCTGAAACTGCGCGGCGCGAAGGTGGAATTTAGCGAGGCCGAGGCGTTGGAGGATGAAAAACTCAATCATCTGGAGCTGTTGGTGAAACTGGGAGAAGAGCAGAACTTTATCTATCAGATTTGGCCACAGCGCTACGCGGTGCCAGGCTTTACCTACCGCGCGCGCTCAGGGAAATCGCACTACTACCGGCTGGAGACCTTCCTGCTTGAGGGTACGCAGGGGAATGACTTGATGGACTTTACCAAGCATCAGGTGATCAACGATATCCTCGACCAGTACGAGCGACATCTGAACTTCCTGCATATTAATCGGGAAGCGCCGGGAAATACGTTGACGTTTCCCGAGTAA
- the rhtA gene encoding threonine/homoserine exporter RhtA, with amino-acid sequence MEGSLPMHAKVHNPLIAVAMLLIAMLSLQGGAALAKSLFPIVGSQGVTALRLGMGSLILLLYFRPWRLKMRGGNLRSLLIYGLALGCMNYTFYLAIRTVPLGIAVALEFTGPLAVAMFSSRRPIDFVWVLLAVIGLWFLLPIGHSVSGIDPTGACFALIAGACWAVYILAGQRAGSSYGPGTAALGSTIGALIFCPIGIAQAQSGLFSLDILPIGLGIALLSSAVPYSLEMMALTRLPAKTFGTLMSMEPAMAAFSGILFLNELLTPMQWLALIAIIAASAGSTLTVQRRSKIQAIKVDPQ; translated from the coding sequence ATGGAAGGTTCGCTGCCCATGCATGCCAAAGTGCACAACCCGCTTATCGCCGTCGCCATGCTACTGATAGCCATGCTCTCGCTGCAGGGTGGCGCAGCGTTGGCCAAATCCTTGTTCCCCATTGTAGGCTCACAAGGCGTTACGGCGCTGCGCCTGGGAATGGGTTCACTGATTTTACTGCTCTACTTCAGACCTTGGCGCCTAAAGATGCGCGGCGGCAATCTGCGCTCGCTGCTGATTTATGGCCTCGCGCTCGGATGTATGAATTATACCTTCTATCTGGCGATTCGCACGGTGCCTCTCGGCATTGCGGTAGCGCTGGAGTTTACCGGTCCGCTGGCAGTCGCCATGTTCTCGTCGCGACGTCCGATTGATTTTGTCTGGGTACTGCTGGCGGTGATTGGGCTGTGGTTCCTTTTGCCTATCGGGCACAGCGTTTCTGGTATCGACCCTACCGGTGCCTGTTTTGCCTTGATAGCAGGCGCTTGCTGGGCGGTATACATCCTCGCAGGACAGCGCGCTGGCAGCAGCTACGGGCCTGGCACGGCGGCGTTGGGCTCAACCATTGGCGCACTGATATTTTGTCCCATCGGCATTGCACAGGCGCAAAGCGGGCTATTTAGCTTGGATATTTTGCCAATAGGTCTCGGAATTGCCCTGCTCAGCTCCGCAGTGCCTTATTCGCTTGAGATGATGGCGTTAACGCGACTACCGGCTAAAACCTTTGGCACGTTGATGAGCATGGAACCTGCGATGGCGGCCTTTTCGGGGATTCTATTTCTCAACGAGTTGCTTACACCTATGCAGTGGCTGGCGCTTATTGCCATTATCGCTGCCTCGGCGGGATCGACATTAACGGTGCAAAGACGCTCGAAAATCCAAGCAATCAAGGTCGATCCGCAATAA
- a CDS encoding heavy metal response regulator transcription factor, translating into MRILVIEDDVSTGDYLKKGLGEAGYRVDLARNGADGLFLALEDSFDAIILDVMLPGLNGWQVMEVLRKKSDVPVLFLTARDEVQDRIHGLELGADDYLIKPFSFTELMLRVRTLLRRGTVRESDTYSLADLHIDVLRRRVTRQETVIPLTNKEFMLLHLLMRREGEVLSRTMIASQVWDMNFDSDTNVVDVAVKRLRSKIDRPYDVKLIHTVRGIGYVCEVRDYE; encoded by the coding sequence ATGCGGATACTGGTTATTGAAGATGATGTCAGCACTGGCGACTACCTTAAAAAAGGTCTTGGCGAGGCTGGCTATCGTGTCGATTTGGCACGTAACGGCGCTGACGGCCTTTTTCTTGCGCTGGAAGACAGCTTTGATGCCATTATTCTCGACGTGATGCTGCCGGGTCTCAACGGCTGGCAGGTGATGGAAGTGCTGCGTAAAAAGAGTGACGTGCCGGTGCTGTTTTTAACCGCCAGAGATGAGGTTCAGGACCGCATTCACGGGCTGGAGTTGGGCGCAGATGACTACCTCATCAAACCTTTTTCATTCACAGAACTAATGCTTCGAGTGCGGACTTTACTGCGTCGCGGCACGGTGCGCGAGTCCGATACCTATTCTCTGGCCGACCTGCACATCGACGTCTTAAGGCGCAGAGTGACACGTCAGGAAACGGTTATCCCGCTGACCAACAAAGAGTTTATGCTGCTCCACTTGCTGATGCGCCGTGAGGGTGAGGTGCTGTCGCGCACCATGATAGCCTCGCAGGTGTGGGACATGAACTTCGACAGTGATACCAACGTGGTAGATGTGGCGGTAAAGCGCCTGCGCAGTAAAATCGACCGTCCCTATGATGTAAAACTTATCCATACCGTGCGCGGTATCGGCTATGTCTGCGAAGTGCGAGATTATGAGTAA
- a CDS encoding endonuclease/exonuclease/phosphatase family protein, with protein MHNARLVVAILTVVMTLLTLLPLSRNQRWWVRVWDFPRLQMAVLSLIFLLIELCLLPGGGPLAWFIVLLALGCTVYQSWWIFPYTGLAKIQVKKTPASEHSRIKIINCNVLMTNRKSGKLLEIIGKNQPDVIVLLETDRWWELQMSPLDAEYPHSLKCPLDNLYGMHVYSRLPLFEAKVQYLVAEGIPSMHFRVALSGGEQVVMHCLHPMPPSPTEDDESTNRDGELIAVGHTAARASYPTIVTGDLNDVAWSRTTRLFMKISGLLDPRRGRGMFNTFHASYPFLRWPLDHVFHSKEFTLVDLKRLEPMGSDHFPIMVELALNPQAGSTQEKLEIEQGDIEEAREKMNNAGIKSRDVHQAEFC; from the coding sequence ATGCATAATGCGCGTCTGGTGGTGGCGATTCTCACCGTAGTGATGACGTTGTTAACTTTGTTACCCCTCTCCCGTAACCAGCGTTGGTGGGTGAGGGTGTGGGATTTCCCCCGCCTGCAAATGGCGGTACTGTCCTTGATATTTCTGCTGATTGAACTGTGCCTGCTGCCCGGCGGCGGGCCGTTGGCATGGTTTATCGTGCTGCTCGCGCTGGGCTGCACGGTTTATCAGAGCTGGTGGATTTTTCCCTACACCGGCTTAGCCAAAATTCAGGTCAAGAAGACGCCTGCCAGCGAACATTCACGCATTAAAATCATCAACTGCAACGTGTTGATGACCAACCGAAAGTCGGGCAAGCTGCTGGAAATCATCGGAAAAAATCAGCCTGACGTTATTGTGCTGCTTGAAACCGACCGCTGGTGGGAGCTGCAGATGTCGCCGCTTGATGCCGAGTATCCGCACAGCCTAAAATGTCCGCTGGATAATTTATACGGCATGCACGTTTACTCACGCCTGCCGCTGTTTGAAGCAAAAGTTCAGTATCTGGTGGCTGAGGGCATTCCTTCGATGCATTTTCGCGTCGCGCTTTCCGGCGGCGAACAGGTGGTCATGCACTGCCTGCACCCGATGCCGCCGAGTCCGACCGAGGACGACGAATCGACCAATCGCGACGGAGAACTTATCGCCGTGGGTCATACGGCCGCGCGTGCCTCTTATCCTACCATTGTGACCGGTGACCTGAACGACGTTGCGTGGTCGCGTACCACCCGTTTATTCATGAAAATCAGCGGCCTGTTGGACCCAAGGCGTGGGCGTGGGATGTTTAACACTTTCCATGCTAGCTACCCGTTCCTGCGCTGGCCGCTGGATCACGTTTTTCACAGCAAAGAGTTTACTTTGGTTGACCTTAAACGCCTCGAACCTATGGGGTCCGATCATTTCCCAATCATGGTTGAGCTGGCGCTAAATCCACAGGCAGGCAGCACGCAGGAGAAGCTGGAGATTGAGCAGGGGGATATTGAGGAAGCGCGTGAGAAAATGAACAACGCGGGGATCAAGAGTCGCGATGTTCATCAGGCGGAATTCTGTTAG
- the eptB gene encoding kdo(2)-lipid A phosphoethanolamine 7''-transferase gives MYKLRELSQQKISLFIALYLGILLNIPIFYRRYNQLHYNNALSLMVEMLAAFALVYFLTTLVSFTGKTVYRLLLSLVVVASVAAGYYMIVFNVDIGYGILASALAFDSVDLSKESVGTHFIVWTLLGSLIPLILLWGCRMPGAALRETTWRKLLAKLVLLAVSGLACWLPLKLMGDAQEAHDRVSNRMMASYGGVVAGTYSPSNWLSALGLFIYSSYSQSEDTKNLFDPAKHFTYVPPKDVNDLYVVFVIGESARRDHMGLYGYGRDNTPNLDKEKNLAALQGYSCDTSTKLSLRCMFVRMGGARDNPERTLKEMNVFSVLKKQGFSSDLYSMQSEAWFYNKTNADDYSLRESIGSEKRNAGKPVDDMLLIDEMKDSIANHPKGKHLIILHTKGSHYLYSERYPRSFARYTPECMGIDDSCSTDEMINAYDNSLLYTDYFLEQVFDQMRNKNAIVFYASDHGESISQNMHFHGTPRDHAPIEQRSVPIMVWASDKFLANSQNRQAFDQLQLMAKNKTPAYHEKLFDSILGCMGYTSPNGGIVEQHNWCHVQTPASK, from the coding sequence ATGTATAAACTACGAGAACTGTCACAGCAGAAGATTTCACTATTTATTGCTTTATATTTGGGAATACTGCTTAACATCCCGATTTTTTACCGCCGCTACAATCAACTTCATTACAACAACGCCCTCTCGCTGATGGTTGAAATGCTGGCCGCCTTTGCGCTGGTCTATTTCCTCACCACGTTGGTGTCGTTTACCGGTAAAACAGTCTATCGGCTTCTTCTGAGCCTGGTGGTGGTCGCCTCTGTCGCCGCCGGCTACTACATGATCGTATTCAATGTAGATATCGGCTACGGCATTCTGGCCTCGGCGTTGGCGTTTGACTCGGTGGATCTCTCGAAAGAGTCCGTCGGCACACATTTCATTGTGTGGACCCTGTTGGGGAGCCTGATACCGCTGATTTTACTCTGGGGATGCAGGATGCCGGGCGCGGCGCTGCGTGAAACGACCTGGCGTAAGCTGTTGGCTAAACTGGTGCTGCTTGCCGTAAGCGGGCTGGCCTGCTGGTTGCCGCTCAAGCTAATGGGCGATGCTCAGGAAGCCCATGACCGCGTCAGTAACCGCATGATGGCAAGCTATGGCGGCGTAGTCGCGGGCACCTACTCGCCGTCTAACTGGCTTTCCGCTTTGGGCCTGTTTATTTACAGCTCCTACAGCCAGTCGGAAGACACCAAAAATCTTTTCGACCCCGCCAAACATTTCACCTATGTGCCGCCGAAAGACGTCAATGACCTGTACGTGGTGTTCGTGATTGGTGAAAGCGCCCGCCGTGACCATATGGGTCTGTATGGCTATGGGCGAGACAACACGCCGAATCTCGATAAAGAGAAAAATCTTGCAGCTCTACAGGGCTATTCTTGCGATACCTCGACTAAGCTTTCACTGCGCTGCATGTTTGTGCGCATGGGCGGCGCGAGGGATAATCCAGAGCGCACGCTGAAAGAGATGAATGTTTTCTCGGTGTTGAAAAAGCAGGGCTTCAGCTCTGACCTTTATTCAATGCAAAGTGAGGCCTGGTTCTATAACAAAACTAACGCGGATGACTATTCTCTTCGCGAAAGTATTGGCTCAGAGAAGCGCAACGCAGGAAAGCCGGTTGATGACATGCTGCTGATAGACGAGATGAAAGACTCTATCGCCAATCATCCTAAGGGCAAGCACTTGATTATCTTGCATACCAAGGGCTCGCATTATCTTTATTCTGAACGTTATCCGCGCAGTTTCGCGCGTTATACGCCTGAATGCATGGGCATAGACGATTCCTGCTCCACGGATGAGATGATTAACGCCTATGACAACTCGTTGCTGTATACCGATTATTTCCTCGAGCAGGTGTTTGATCAGATGCGCAATAAAAATGCGATTGTGTTCTATGCCTCCGATCACGGCGAATCGATTTCTCAAAATATGCACTTCCACGGTACGCCGCGTGACCATGCCCCTATTGAGCAGAGAAGTGTGCCGATTATGGTGTGGGCATCCGACAAGTTTCTGGCTAACAGTCAGAATCGTCAGGCATTCGATCAATTGCAGTTGATGGCGAAGAATAAGACGCCGGCCTATCATGAGAAACTGTTCGACAGTATATTAGGCTGCATGGGATATACCTCGCCTAATGGCGGCATTGTGGAACAGCATAATTGGTGCCACGTGCAGACACCGGCATCAAAATGA
- a CDS encoding cytochrome b/b6 domain-containing protein: protein MRKKRIHPWPVRLCHWVNLLVMIGMVMSGWGIYNADPLFNFTFPQSATLGGWLGGNIGWHLAVMWVLAANGLFYVLWGLLSGHFRQRFFPFTATSVWHDFISALRFRLPHKSTQYNAVQKLMYVGVLLLGLLLVLSGLSIWKPVQFSGLVYLMGGFTIARYVHFFAMSGIMLFVVVHVVMVALVPKTLPSMITGGNAVIKNSGESADE, encoded by the coding sequence ATGCGTAAAAAAAGAATCCATCCCTGGCCGGTGAGACTCTGCCATTGGGTAAACCTGCTGGTGATGATAGGCATGGTGATGAGCGGTTGGGGTATTTACAACGCTGACCCCCTTTTCAATTTTACTTTCCCGCAAAGCGCCACGCTCGGTGGCTGGCTGGGTGGCAACATTGGCTGGCATCTGGCGGTAATGTGGGTTTTAGCCGCCAATGGACTGTTCTACGTACTGTGGGGACTGCTCAGCGGTCATTTCCGGCAGCGTTTTTTTCCGTTTACTGCTACCTCGGTTTGGCACGATTTTATCAGCGCTCTGCGTTTTCGCCTGCCCCATAAATCCACCCAATATAATGCCGTGCAAAAACTGATGTATGTCGGCGTGCTACTGCTCGGATTATTGCTGGTGCTGTCGGGTTTATCCATCTGGAAACCGGTGCAGTTCAGCGGGCTGGTGTATTTAATGGGCGGGTTTACGATTGCCCGTTATGTTCATTTTTTTGCTATGAGCGGCATCATGCTGTTCGTAGTGGTACACGTCGTTATGGTCGCGCTGGTGCCAAAAACATTACCCAGCATGATTACCGGTGGTAACGCGGTGATTAAAAATTCAGGAGAGAGCGCCGATGAGTAA